TTTGCCTTCAGAGAAGAGAGCAAGCACGCCATCATGCTTTTAGCCACACTTGGATCAGTCACCTTTTTATGGATATCAATCTTTATCAGTGATGGGAAGTTGGCAAGGAATGTTTCTGGCAGAACTTCTTGCTCCTCATGGAAGCTCAGCATAATTTTCTACAACATGCACAACAGAAATAGTttttcaacatcaaaaaaacgtTCAGTGACCTATGTTGGAAACATTGTATGCACTTGCTGAACAGGTTCTTTCTACAGACTTGGATtagcatgggccagatcactcccacggagatcgtccgtgggccagaGTGGCGCAGCGTGATGCCGGAAATCACGTTTGTGCATGTCCGCggcgccggaaattgcttctgcgcatgcccagatgctgaaaaacGCACCTGCGCAGAGGCGtttttcggcgtctggacatgtgcagatgcaatttttggtgctgcttggcgagtccctgaGCTGCActgctggtttagtgcagcacgtgggggacttgccgagtgggcggcttggttcaggggcggctcatgggccagtaaaACTGTCTTCGTGGGCCGCacccggcccatgggccgcatgttgccgacccctggattaGCCTATTCACTTGACCGACCACATTATATCTTTAAACTAAAAGTTAAAGTAGCTAAATACAGTGGATTTTGGTAAGCATACAGATTAAACTGGGTGGCAGGTGCTGGAAAAACAGCAGAACTTTCCTTTTGaaagctatacagtggtgccccgctagacgaaaataattcgttctgcgaaaattttcgtctagcgggtttttcgtcttgcggagcggcaatgacagccgcgctccgcaaaacgaaaaaaaaaaaagacgaaaatttttcgtcttgcgaggcagccccatagactttttcgtcttgcggggcagccttccgctagacgaatgccttcgtctagcgagtttttagtcttgcgaggcattcgtctagcggggtaccactgtattctcttttACCGTTCTAAGGTTCTGGTAAAAAAACATCGTTTTTAAACAATGCAGACCTTAATTGCTAGTAACAAATCTTAGTTTATTTCAAGGTACAATAAAGATAGCCATTATTTTGGCATACactcagcaaaacaaaaataatgcaaTGACTTGATTCAAATCCAAATAAATTTAGAGAAActaaattcagcagcagcagcaactgtatATCTAAAACGTATCAGGCTAGTTAGCTATTCTATTCTAAATGCAAATATCGGAGTGgttaaaagaggggaaaggattgAGTGTCATGACAGATTGGCAGTTAGATGATTTATGCCTGGGTTCCGGACAGTGAAAAGAAGTGAGGCTTTTCATCAAGCCTCTCCCAGGCACTGTTCCCAGAGCTTTTATAAATATTGTGATCAGGAAGGGAGTCTCTGAACGGAACACACTACATTGTCTATTCTATGATTTATGTCGAAACCTAACTACACTGTAAAATAGAATCTGTGATTAAATATTGCAGTGTACAAAATATAAAGCTATCAGTTAGAATTGTTCTGTTTAAGTAGTAAGAATGAAATATAACTCAATGTTAGAGATAATTTTAAGTGTGGATTTATAAAGGCACAGAGAGAAACTAATTCTAGAGACTACTTGGCCATCACACTATCAGAGTGTCAGGTGTCTGAGGCCTCCATATTGGAATAAATTGCCCCCACTTTTCACAGAAGTATAAAAACAGGGGCAGGGGATGAAACCctaaaaacagcaatttgacaaCTCAAGCATACACCAGCATAACTAACCTCTGCCTCTGATAGCTCCTTATCACTGCTTGGCTTGCTGTATTTCTCCTGCATGAAAGGAAACCAGGCAATTTTGCATTTCTTAATGAAAGGAGTTACATCAGCGGTGCCCAGTGCATAGCCACAAATGCCATCTTCATCCTCCAGGACAAAGCAGTAATCTGGGCTGAGGGACAGCAAACCACCTACCAGCCTGAGAAGAAAGGAATGGTCAATTGAGCTCAAAGATAACTGATGCAAACAAATCTACATAACAGTTAAACTAGTGAGGCCTCATAATGAGAGAGCACAGGAGAATAAATGAACCATGGCTGCAAGTTGTACAAGTCTAAGAACTATGACTTAGTACTTTTAAATGCCAGTTAGTCAGGCATCATGTAGAACATACAAGTGGCTAAGTACCTATCCAAGGGGGTTTCAAAATTAAGTGCTTTATGGAAAGGTAATCAGAATTGGGAATTGTTATAATGAATTAGTAGGGATTATAAAAAGTGCAGAAGTGGGTTTTACCAATAGCCAAGATGGCTGCTCCAGGCAGCAGTAGAAGAGAACTAATTGAGTAAATGCCTAAAGCCCGGACAATGGTTTCAGCTGTAAATTTACAAAGTAAAGCCAACACCCCTACTCCTactttaatgctttttaaaaaatagtttaaaaacaacaacagtattgcAGTATTGGGGATCATGAGAATTCCAAGCCTCAAATGGGAGTGAAAAGGGAAGCTTACAATGACAATCCAGTTAGTATATTCAATGGCCAATCCATACAAACATATAATCACGGTATTTGTGGCTGCACTACCTTCATTGAACAATAAAATGTCTGAAGCTTACAGGAGCACCTTAGAGGATGGGTTCCCCCCCAACGTACACAGTTTGATCAATGAAACAGCAAGAATGTAGGTGGTTTTCAGTAAATCTTTGCCATGACTCAGCATGATTTCTTGGCAGCACTGCATTGTACTAACTGGGTAAGAATTTAAAGGCTGGATACCAGTAGCAGAACAGtttacagatttctttttttataccCTGACCTGCATCTGCAGGGTGTGAAGATCTTAGCTGTTAATCTCTAGGGGTTCATACTTGATTCAGAAGAATGTCTGGAGTCTTCCACAAAGGGTGATACAGGCTGGTCCTTTAGATTGGTGCCAATTCTGCTCTGTTCCTTAAATTTTGTTTCCCCTATCAAGTGTTTGCTGAGTTGCACTCAAATTTGCACAAAGTCTACAGAACTTGGAAGTCTGTCTTCAAGCCAGAAATGGAGAACATCTTTCAGATTAGAATTCAGATTCAAATTGAACATGTGAAGCACAGGCCCCAGCCTTACAAAACCTGTGTGTTCTATTCAGCTGGCAAGGTATGGAAGTTCCCTGCTCTTCCCAGTTGTTTTGAATATTGTATTTACATTTCTTGATAGGAAGATGTATACTAGGGGACAAACAATCTGTGACACtttagatgctgctggactctaaTTCCaattatccttgaccattggccatgctgcttgcTGGTGGTGATGGCTGGGCTCcaagatctggagagccaaagattAGCCACCCACAAGGAGTACTATTACTAAATGAATACAGTATGTAATTCAAGAAATTCCAGTTTATTTCAAGAGTATACCTACTTGTCTCCAATTAAGTCCGGCTGGCTATGGAAAGGCTGATCAGTTTCATCATCATACATTTCTCTGCAGATCTTGTACACGGATGCCTAAAGACATATACAAATATTCATCGTGTGAGTTTTCCCTCCCACAGCACATAAACCTGAACTGTTGCTTAGGAAGCCTTGCTGGTCTACTAACTGACAGGCATCCTCACTACTTCATTGTATTTCATGCCTCCCCAACAGCTCATATTGGACAGATAATAGATGGCATATTGGACAGCCTGGGGAAATGCAGGCTTAAATCCACATGGAATTCATTGTGCCTTGAAACTAAAATAACTCCATGTAAGTCACACTGGAGGaagtacagttacaggtaggtagccgtgttggtctgccatagtcaaaacaaaataaaaaaatccttccagtagcaccttagagaccaactaagtttgttcttggtatgagctttcatgtgcatgtacagtACAAATGTGTCAGATAAATAACCTAACAGGAAAGGCCAGAGCTCAGGGCTTGGAACATCTGCTATGCATGcacaaggtctcaggttcaatccccaacatcgcCATGTAAGGCTGGGAAtctcctggaaagctgctgcttgtcagggtagacaataatgagctagatcaggggtcgccaaactaaggcacgggggccggatgcagcccgtggacggtctgggaatcagcgtgtttttacatgagtagaatgtgtccttttatttaaaatgcatctctgggttatttgtggggcacaggaattcgttcaatattttttttcaaaatatagttcggccccccacaaggtctgagggacagtggactggccccctgctgaaaaagtttgctgacccctgagctagatgaaccaatagttTGACTCAATACAAGGCAGCTTACTATGTTTCCTGAGCTATCCCACAATGCTTCTGAGATATGTATTATTTCCAAATAGTTCAGGCTAACATGCATTTGGATTATGTCGCTCCTTATTCATCGTACTTGGTGATCAGTAGTTTACATTAAACTCATTCAGTGTTATCAAGGCAGTCAACTGGGCTGGGATCCCAAGGCTTTTCCTAATTATGTTCCCTTTGATAAATGGGATCACATAAAAAGCACCtaggataaaatatttttttttataatactgTACTGCTAGGGCTGCCAGAGACTTCCATGAACCCAGAGTTCACTCAATCTTGTTACATTTCCTCCATTTGAACCACACCTCTCCTAGGCATTCAGACGATTCACAGAATAACAACATAGAGAAACAGTTGCTTTTATCAACGTGCTCCTCCAAACAGCATTACTGTGTACAAGAATGACCAAAGAAATGGGTTACCTCATCTTTAGGGAAATAGGGTCTAATGGTGTAAACTTTAGAAGTTGGAGTAAGAGGAGGTGGCTGAAAAAAGAGGTCATTTGCTCCTTCAATAGGCAGCAAACGCTGTGAAAACAAAAAATCAGTGTAAATGTTTGAGAAGCAAGATGCAATACATTCCTGGGCGTGCATTGCAGACTCCCAAGTTAACTTTTGCTACTGCAGGCACCCCAGAGGGAAGTAGGGTTTTGTAGGCTTTACAAATGTAAGGACCATGTTTCCATTTTATCTGaacagaagttttttttaagaTACACAACTGTTACAACACTTAATAGAGTTTACATTAAACTCATTTCTGCTTTAGTATAATTTCACCAAATCTCATCTATGCTCTCAGCTTAACATAGCCATGTCAGGAGGAAAGGTTTGGTCTGAAGAGGGTTAACTGGCCAGAGGAGACACTAACCCCAAAACAACATGCTGACTCAATTGGCTGTGCGCAGAGAGCACCTGTGAGGGGGAAGAAAGTAAGCCCCTGAAAAATCCATGAGCAAATTCAGGCAcagaaaaaacatttatttaggaCTGGTTTGCCAACTGGATAATGAGGAACGCAAACTACAAATTTTGCTTGGAGAGGGTCTTGGAATATACAGTAGCGTATTTTCTTTGCTCATGGAGTTCTCGACGGCAGACAAGCAGGCGCGCATTGTGCAATTGCGGGCGCAGATAAAAACGCTGTGCGACCTGCAAAGAAACAATGTGAAATGTACAACTAAAAGCCGCGGCGCTTCGCAGGCGCATGGGAATGGCAGCATCTCCTTGTGATATTACTGTAGAAATGGGaggaaaattatttaaaaacaaagctgTCAGGCCATTTGGGTTTGGACCAGAAAGCCTTCGGCAGACCAAGCCTTCCAGTCCTCCGACGCGCAATAAAAGATTTCTCAAACAAAGACAATGTCATTCAGTTGTGAATTCATATTGATACCTGGAACTCTCCTGCTAGACCACCTCTAAAGGCCCAGGGTTCTTGGTCTCCACTTAAGAACTGTGCTGAAGATTGACTACGACACCCTGTGGAGATCAGATCCAAGCGGAGAACGTTACGAGAAGGGGGATTGTCCTGAGATGCTAAAATGTCCAACAAGCTAATACACACTTTGTGGGAAAAGCTCTCTAACTGAGCTATAATCCAAGAATTTGAGGGGCTGCGATAATGCTGCCGTGTGTAAAGATTCCTGATTAGATGCTTTGTGCTCTTTGTTAATAAAATGAAGTTAGACGATAGCCTTAGACAGCAGAAAATTCAATACTGTAAAAAGCCAGTATGCCCTGTTCCGTACAGGTATAATATTTATTCAAAGAGTTGAGCTTGCCTTGTCCTTCTCTTTCATCACTAAGAACATGGAACAGCTCTCACATTTTCATTCATCAAGGTATAGATAATAAGCCATTATCACAGCCCCATGGAAATACTTGGAACTGTCTGAAGTCACATTTTCATATTGTTTGAATCTTGCCAGAAAACCAGGTTTGGCGTGGGATGAAATAGCCCAAACAGCTATGTGGAACAGATACTTCTTTTTCAAGAGATTAGAAACCAATACTGTCCACTTCTGTAGCTCTGCTTACACAACTGTAACCACAGCACACATATTGTTCCCAATCTAGGCAACAACagttacagtattttattttacccACCCTCAACCATGTGAGAAATGCCATTAATTCCTGACAGCCAGCTGTGGCAAGGGCTTTAAAGCCCTCTGCACCATTTAGTAAggttataattttttaaataatggcTAAGCTTTGATAACAGCTTTGATAGCCAAGTTATACAACCAATCAGCATAACTAACATCTTTGAGAGGGGATAGGCAGGTGAATTGTTGATGCAGGGATTAAAGTAACCTGCCTAGTCTTCTGATAAGATAAGCTGCGCAAGTTTGTTTCCTCTTGTGGACAGCCATCTACTTCCTGTTCAAGTAACAATCTCAGATCAGTACAGTCGAATGTGTCATGCTAGCTAGGTAGTCTCAAAGTGAACCAAGCTGGATATCAGTGCTTAGCCAATTATGAAAGAAAGCCTTTAAAATAGCAAGTTTGAGATGACTCTAAACATGTCAGTTagagtttctactgtttccataTCAGAGTGCTTCATTAAATAGGCTTTATATCATACCATTTCGCTAGTAACTTGGAGTACTTCTCCTTTGAGACTACACCATAACTAGCATTCCAACTATTATACACTTTACAGAGCTGCATGAATGAAGAGCTGTATGAATGAAAATCAAGAGTTAATGCCTGAGTCGCTGCGCAAATGTGACTTCAGGCCGTGCCTACTGCCCTAATCTGAGTTGCCTCATTGACAGAACCTTCCCATCTTAAATTTATTAATGACGACACGCTGAAAGCATCTGGCGTGGTCCATCCAATAGCAGTAGATACTTGTGCTGAAGATTCTCCCATCTGCACACATTGGGGAAGAAGACAGTAGAAGGCATTAGTAATCCATAGTAGTATTATCTACACTAGTTTCATAAACTGAATGCTAGCTGGATTGAAAGAAAGGGTATAGAGATCAGCCTTCAGCGGACCACCAAGTGTATCAACATTCAATGACTAAACCATTCCAGTTTAGTGATTCTTCTGTATTCACATCAAATGAGAAGCAAGTTTTATGACTATATAAGTAATTATATCAACTAAAGAATGGTCTCAATAAACAGCAAGACCAAGATCTCAACTACAAGAATTCACTTTGTCTGCAGAGACACAGTTTCTTTTGGGGTAGATGCATCAAGTGGAATATACAAATGTACTGAATTTATTACGAGACAGTGTCAGAAATGGGTAGCAAGCACTAAGTACTTCTGCTGGAAGAAGCCATCCTTATGAAAGAAAATGGCAGCTACGATCAGCAGCCTGCTCCAAAAACTGGGAAACGTTTCAAAAGCAAATCAACCTCACAGCTGAAATCAATGGTCAATCAAGTTCATGTTTATCATTGCTGTTGCTTAATGCTCCTTTCAGGAGAAATGCACAATTTAGTTTCCCACCTGTTTCTTTGACTAAATGGGTAATTTGGTAACCAAATATACCACTTACAAGTATGGTGTGCCTCCCTTCCTGCCTTTAAAATAGGGGCTGACAATCTTGTTGTAGGGGTTGGCAGATTCTACCTTCCTGTTCCTCTTCCCTAAACAATCTATAATGCCTGAACCAATACtgaggggagaagaaaaagacaaagaacTAACTCATAATGAGTGTTGGTTCATGAAGGTAGAAACTCTATTCTGAGGCTCAAGTTTTGAATTATTTCCTATTTATTTGGTGGGAAATGCTCCAGCTTCAAAAACCTCTCTGAACTAAgccctaatttttttttgctagaaCCATATGGTCTTCTGCTGAGTAACAGCAAAATGCAATATTGGTTATCTTGGCAActagctcatagaatcatagagttggaagagaccacaagggccatccagtccaaccccctgccaagcaggaaacaccatcaaagcattcctgacagatggctgtcaagcctccgcttaaagacctccaaaggaggacactccaccacactccttggcagcaaattccactgtcgaacagctcttactgtcaggaagttcttcctaatgttcctaATGTTCCATAGCTCAATACGACCTATGAATACTTATGAATGTATACAAGTGATTACAGCTTCAAGTGATCCAATAACTGTAGGCTGATCCAGTATGGTGCAAGAGGTTTATTATGAGATTTGTGACAACTACAGAAATTGTGACAGGAAACCATCAGCGTTGCTGCCTGCTGTGTGCATCAAGCAAGTCCACAGCATATTCCTTACAGTTGGATTGAaacctgaaagtgaaatgaggtCACTAGAGGAACCCAGGCCATGCTGGTgctattccaaaaagaaaaaaaaaacccgtttaatttaaaaaaggctGCAGACAAAAAGGGCTCTTTGATTTCTCTTTAGAGACCAGTCTGGTATGAAAGCAGACTTCAGAGCTCTGGAATTTCTTCCCTTGCCCAAAATCAGACATCTTGCGAATTTTAAAGCAAATCACTTTTGCACCAGAATAGCCTTATGCTAAAGCTCGCATGCGCAGAGAAAGGGCTGGGAGGCTCGGCTCCCTCTTGGCCAGGCCCATTGAAAGGTCACATCTGCAATTGTTCTGTTGAAGACAGCAATAACGTTATTGAGACAGAGCAAGCAGCAGATAGCTGAGGCATGGTCACATTTCATAGTGTCATTTCCAATTTTGCAACAAGGCCAGGAAATACTGCATTATTGTCCAGTGTGCATTCAGTCTGAGTCAAAACTTATGTTTCAGAGATCAACTTTTATGTTCCTTagcccaagaaaaaaaaatcaagaccaAGAGATATATTCAGTGTATGTCCACTGTCACTTTTATTGCCAGTCTATAGTGAAACATAAATGGCGACCAATAATAGAAAAAGTAAGAAGGATTTAGGGTCAAAGCGACCATAATATAAAAATGTTCAATTGACATCATTTTTTCCATGGGCTAATTAAAGACAAGCATATATGCTAGTTGCCGCTCTAACTGGTTCCTAAAGAACATACCTAGCCACTGCACAAAAGATTTCACCATAGACATGATGCTCTTGATGTCCCAGACGTATGAGTACATGTCATAGAGGATTGTCCGGTTGGCACAGTTGGAAAGACGAGTGAACATGCCCATCACCAAGCTACACATCTCTTCAAACTTGGCGGCTCGAGCACGCCATTCTTCAATCTAAGTAAAGATAAAAAGGGAACAAATTTCACACAAACTGTATTTTCATGTTGAGGATGAAATTAGATGGGATATTATGACAATACCTGTTGACTTTTACATCTCTAGCCAGGATGACACACGAGTAGtgcacacattcaaagcatgAAGATACATTCTACAGCAGAAGACACTCAACCACCAACCAGCCCACATGCATGATATTCTTAAGTATCTACAGGCTAGGTTCAGCTAAGGGACTTCCAATGCAGTTGCTCATTATTTCTTTTGCTATTGTGCTTTTTTTCCAAATAGGAAATATGCACACTTACACCAAATGAAAACAATGCAGTCACTCACCTTTTCAGAGTCCTTTCCTTTACAATTCACACTAACAACACTGCTGTTTGCTCTGAGCCACTGGAACTCTCGTAACATTTGGGCCCCTTTGACTCCATGTTCATATGGAAGATAGAACAAGTCTGCAAGCAACTGTAGATCTTCTAGAGTTACTGGTTCTACTGCATATAACGGCTTCTCATGGGGACCAGGCACAAACTGCTCCTTGTTAGTTTGCTCATCTGTCTGCATAGGTGCAATATCACCACAATCATCCTGCATTGACATCTCTGGAGATTTTGATTCAGCTACGCACTCTTTATCCGTATCCATTGGTTTTAACTCTTCTGACATTTTTGCTTCAGCAATGTCAGTCAATATCTGATTGATATTCTTGTCAGAATCCTCTTGCTTTTCCACTACCATGTCCATTGGCTCCTCATCCAgttgcttcttttcttcctctttgacCAGAACCTGCGATTCGTTGCTTAGTGCAGTTCCCTGGCTCATTATGGGCTCTTGGTAAACGGTAGTAATCACAGTGGTAGAATTTAAAGCGGACGGTGTAACCAGAGGCACATCCACAACACTTGTTTTAGCACCACTGTGGGCCACTTGTCTGCCTGTGGACAGAGCAGACAAACTTCAGTCATATCTACTCAGCTTTTTCATACAAccaaatttcatatataaaaataacttgtgtacacacacactctctgtcTTTGAATGACATACATACATGCAAGTGTCTATTTTGCTGCAATTAGACATATTTTGAAAAGGCACAACACTTGTGTTTTCCTGAAAGATATTTGCATGTACCAAAAATATGATGTGTAATTCAGAACAATCCCTTCAGATGCACAAATTATATCGGGTGCAACGCAATTCCATGTATTTTCAATACaatggcacctcaggttaagaactttattcattccggaggtccgttcttaacctgaaactgttcttaacctgaggtaccactttagctaatggggcctcccgctgctgcacgatttctgtcctcatcctggggcaaagttcttaacccgaggtactacttccaggttagcggagtctgtaacctgaagcgtctgtaacccaaggtacagtATTTTTGATAGTGTCCTCTCCCAACAAAGAGAAATTGATTACACCCCCACACCCGACACAGAATCTCTTACAAAGTACATTGCTTCAGGAAAATATACTTGTAACTCAGAAACAGTaagttcctttaatttttttttaaacaaaaaccgtTCCTGGTGCATAATGAAACCTTAACAGCAGCAATCTTTTGAAGTATTTTattcagaagatttttttttaccaaaatctAGAAAAACATTTTTAGTTTGAGTAACATTCTTCATTCACTCCAATATTATAGGCAAGACAAAACCAAAATTGCTTACTCACTGCTGTACTGATGAGGTACTGCAAATTCCTGTAGCCACTCTATTAATGACAACTTCAAGGCCAATTGTGGGCTATAGAGAACATCTGTTTCAATATCTTCATCACTACCTTCATTCTCCAGTTTAATCTGAATTGAAACAGTACTGTCTTCAGTGTCAGCTGCAGAGATGATTAAGAAACAGAATATTAATTAAAGAGCAAGGTTCAAGGCTGTCAtgtatttgcatttaaagacaaaagTAAAGTACTAATTTATTAAGATGACATTTCCTGAAACTCCTTTCATTAAAGTGAAAATTTaagattattaaattattaagaTTATTACACTATTTCTAAAAACATTGTTCTTAAGAAAGTGACTGAGCACTTCTGATCAACTTACTCATCACAACATCTTTCCTCACTCCATTCATGTTGGATTTATACCAGGTTGCAAGGGTGTGAATAGCAACAAAGTTGGCTTCAAATTCACAATTTGGATTGGTCAGGACTCCCTTTAAGCGTGGGATGAGTTCCGTTGATCGACCTTTATATGGACCAAGAAACAGCCTTTTCTGATCATAGTCATTGGCATGAATGTTGTCCCAGATGACCGGAGCTCTGCGAATTATCTTTGAAACCTCTTCAATGGACTCCACTGGAATGTCTTTAGATACCACTTTGGGACCTAAAATGTAGTTTCATAATTGACTCAGAATGAGTTTATTGATTAGCCATAGGCCAGGATGATAAAATTTAACCAGCATACTAAAACATTTAATAAGAATGCTGAACTAAGTTGGCAGTATCAACCTCAACAAAGCAAAATACTCACCTGTCCATAACACATCAATTGCAGGTAACAGCTTTTCCCCTACAGTTCGTAAATAAGGAGACTGAGCAACATTTGGATAGCAGAAAGTGCCACAGTATTCtggaacaaagaaaaataaaagttaaaaccaCTATCACATTTTGCTCTCTTGTGTGTGGCACTGCTAGATGATTATGGCAATTCCTAATATCCTGCCATGTCATTTCTGATAGATTTGTTTTTatgcaaaaaaaatattgttaactCTTGCAATGGTTGAGGTAGTGTTTAAATgtaaagacaaaaaataaaatgtcacaACAACAGAACTTTAGGGACTCCCACAGGAATCCATAAACATTCTCAACAATGCAAGTGCCTTCTTAAATTCCAAAAGGCTCATTCCTGTTGTCCTCCAAGGCTTAAGGTGTTAGGGACACTTTGACAGTTAAGAGGTTACTGGGACTCAATGATCTGATTACTGGTACTTCTTTTAAAGGTGCTAGAGCTGCTCCTGGCTACTGCTTATCAACTGGGATATGTTGCCGGTATCTCTTCTTGCTTCTTTTGATCACCTGTGTTTGGGGACCAACTGACTGGTAACTGGGCAGAGGCTTGACAGTTCTGAGACTGCCCTCTTCTCCAGGCCTTTGTTCAGGTGTTTCCACAGTAGCTGGCCGTAAGCCCATTTTACTTCCATTCCCTCCCTGTCAAGTAGGGATTctacctcttccttccttttggaATTGAGTAGGTTTGCCTCAACTATCCATGCTCAATAAGCTGAATCCAAAATTGCAGAAATATACTCTTAAGAAGGCATGCCTGCCAAAACAAGTCTGGAACTCTGTTCTTTTGCTACATGTGCATGATTACATTTAAGCTCTGAGGTAAGTCTGAGAATCTCCATACCTATGTACAACCTGGCAAGACTGAAAGCAGGATATATCTAGGCAGTGAACCTGCTCAACACCATTGTTGGGGAACAGCCAACAGTGTTACAAGTACTTTGGCAAATAAAGTAATTTATGCACCAGATCCTGGGCAAGAGAGAATATGTATGAACTTATGCCAAGGACACTTCACATAAAGGAAGGAAATGGCAAGGAAGAAAAGCCCCTCACAGAACTTTCTATGCTCTAGTTCCAAAACTAGCAATTCCCCATGCAAATGTTATTCATTAGATTTCTCCCCCCACCGTTTGTATTTCCTTTTAAATCATTTATTCTTCTCTTGGTACTCAGTGTATATAATCCTTCATTGCACATAGTTCTAATCCATTGATGAGGAAAGTCAGATTGGCA
The sequence above is drawn from the Lacerta agilis isolate rLacAgi1 chromosome 5, rLacAgi1.pri, whole genome shotgun sequence genome and encodes:
- the OGA gene encoding protein O-GlcNAcase isoform X1; amino-acid sequence: MAADGSPGAGLAGMVDEARGEPQGTPGPSPVAAVASPNEASPARPEAAGPEADPDSGSGAVGNGGLRRFLCGVVEGFYGRPWVMEQRKELFRRLQKWGLNAYLYAPKDDYKHRMFWREMYSVEEAEQLMTLIAAAQEYGIEFIYAISPGLDITFSNPKEVSTLKRKLDQVSQFGCRSFALLFDDIDHNMCAADKEVFSSFAHAQISITNEIFQYLGEPETFLFCPTEYCGTFCYPNVAQSPYLRTVGEKLLPAIDVLWTGPKVVSKDIPVESIEEVSKIIRRAPVIWDNIHANDYDQKRLFLGPYKGRSTELIPRLKGVLTNPNCEFEANFVAIHTLATWYKSNMNGVRKDVVMTDTEDSTVSIQIKLENEGSDEDIETDVLYSPQLALKLSLIEWLQEFAVPHQYSSRQVAHSGAKTSVVDVPLVTPSALNSTTVITTVYQEPIMSQGTALSNESQVLVKEEEKKQLDEEPMDMVVEKQEDSDKNINQILTDIAEAKMSEELKPMDTDKECVAESKSPEMSMQDDCGDIAPMQTDEQTNKEQFVPGPHEKPLYAVEPVTLEDLQLLADLFYLPYEHGVKGAQMLREFQWLRANSSVVSVNCKGKDSEKIEEWRARAAKFEEMCSLVMGMFTRLSNCANRTILYDMYSYVWDIKSIMSMVKSFVQWLGCRSQSSAQFLSGDQEPWAFRGGLAGEFQRLLPIEGANDLFFQPPPLTPTSKVYTIRPYFPKDEASVYKICREMYDDETDQPFHSQPDLIGDKLVGGLLSLSPDYCFVLEDEDGICGYALGTADVTPFIKKCKIAWFPFMQEKYSKPSSDKELSEAEKIMLSFHEEQEVLPETFLANFPSLIKIDIHKKVTDPSVAKSMMACLLSSLKANGSRGAFCEVRPDDKRILEFYSKLGCFEIAKMEGFPKDVIILGRSL
- the OGA gene encoding protein O-GlcNAcase isoform X2: MAADGSPGAGLAGMVDEARGEPQGTPGPSPVAAVASPNEASPARPEAAGPEADPDSGSGAVGNGGLRRFLCGVVEGFYGRPWVMEQRKELFRRLQKWGLNAYLYAPKDDYKHRMFWREMYSVEEAEQLMTLIAAAQEYGIEFIYAISPGLDITFSNPKEVSTLKRKLDQVSQFGCRSFALLFDDIDHNMCAADKEVFSSFAHAQISITNEIFQYLGEPETFLFCPTEYCGTFCYPNVAQSPYLRTVGEKLLPAIDVLWTADTEDSTVSIQIKLENEGSDEDIETDVLYSPQLALKLSLIEWLQEFAVPHQYSSRQVAHSGAKTSVVDVPLVTPSALNSTTVITTVYQEPIMSQGTALSNESQVLVKEEEKKQLDEEPMDMVVEKQEDSDKNINQILTDIAEAKMSEELKPMDTDKECVAESKSPEMSMQDDCGDIAPMQTDEQTNKEQFVPGPHEKPLYAVEPVTLEDLQLLADLFYLPYEHGVKGAQMLREFQWLRANSSVVSVNCKGKDSEKIEEWRARAAKFEEMCSLVMGMFTRLSNCANRTILYDMYSYVWDIKSIMSMVKSFVQWLGCRSQSSAQFLSGDQEPWAFRGGLAGEFQRLLPIEGANDLFFQPPPLTPTSKVYTIRPYFPKDEASVYKICREMYDDETDQPFHSQPDLIGDKLVGGLLSLSPDYCFVLEDEDGICGYALGTADVTPFIKKCKIAWFPFMQEKYSKPSSDKELSEAEKIMLSFHEEQEVLPETFLANFPSLIKIDIHKKVTDPSVAKSMMACLLSSLKANGSRGAFCEVRPDDKRILEFYSKLGCFEIAKMEGFPKDVIILGRSL